The genomic window TGTTAATAGAGGGAGGGAAAATgtaagaaatttaaagaaaatagcAGAAAAATCATTGTATTATTAAGGGAGTTCTGGAACCATGTATTCCAGGAACCCTTGAATCATCCATTTATACTTGGGAATGCTGAGCGCTCCTCTATCTCGAGACTCACCAAATGACTGAACCATTTCTCCTTTCCCTCCAAATCCCATTTTTTTCCTTCTAGCCATCCTCACTAATTAATGAACCCTAAAACAAATAGATAGTTCTTTTGATTGTTATTGCTCTTAAATGGAGGATCTCATTCCCTCCATTTTGTATTATTATTCTCTCTgtcaaaaagaaaaaaggaaaaaggaaaagaattaGGCCTGTCAACCAATTGATCCTAACCTGCTCTTATTCTTCCTAATATATAATTGTTGAATAACAGGTTCCCTAACTTAATACTGCATATTAATTCGTAAGATAAAGCTACTAAAATATTCCCTCCACCTCTCAAGAAAATTTTCTTTCAAACAACAAACAAAAGGCTCTAACTAGAAATGTTTGTACATTGCCTCATGTGACAGTTATGATTCAACTGGCTTAATAACAAGTTATGTGTAAGAGCTTGGAACCACAAATATTAGGGATAGGCAGTAACAACAGAATAATAAGAGAGTGTAGAAAGGAAATATAGAAATACGGAAGAGAGAGTAGAAGGAAGAGTATAAGAGAGATTGAAAAAGAAATAGAGGAGCTGTAGAGCTGGAAGATATCTCGATGATATTCTCCAGTCTCTAGTTTATTCATGGAAAAGCAAAATACTAAAAggtagagaacaaggtagcagtaGAGCCTAAATCCTTCCTCATCTTACTGATTCTTTTCAGTCCTCTTATATACATTTTTAATCCTCTCTCCTATAAGAGAATCCCTCACTCACTCTCTCCCCACTAACTTTCGCAGCTGTCCTATGTTTACATCAGCTGGTCCCactctattttcattttcaactctcttttctttcatttttcaaTTGTAAATAAAAGGCAAACGAGCTATTTTACCACTCTCTTCTCTGACTAACTGAACTGCCTCTTTTCCGTCATTATTCTTCTTGTTTTCTTCACTTGGGTACTTAACAGTGCTTTTAGGAACTCAGTGCCATTCAATGGGGAGTACAGAGATTAAATTTAAGTTTAACAAAGGGAAACACAGGAGAAAAGAACAATGAGAACCTTCAATTATTGTAAAGCAACATGCAATACATGAGTTCCATTCCACCTAGCAAAAGCGACATGGGAGAGATGGACTTGTCTTTGTGGCAAAATATTTCAAGCTAATAAAGAACAAATTGCAAACCTGGAGCCCTGAAGTATCACACGGAGGGTAGACCCGCTTAATACAATCTGAAACTCCCCAAAGCTTTTCAATATGTGATTTGGTCCAAGACGAATTGACCATAGCTAGGTGTGTACAAGATCCTACAATCCCATACAACCAGCTGAAGAAGGTATAATAGATCATTTTGCACCGCGAAAgccaaacactacaagaaaattatTGTCGTATTCTTTAGATCAGGAATAGGTCAAATAAAGTGGTGCAAATTTATTATCATCAAAGattaaaaatcaataaaaaaaatctgATAAATTACCATATAAGTAAATTTTCAGGGAAAGCATAAAAGATGGTCTAAATTTCTGAATCCTATAATCTGTTGAAAATTCTGTGTATTTTGTGCATATTAAAGAATAGATGCATGCATGAGTTGAAGAGAAAGGGAAAATGGGAAATATGACAAAGGAATCAGCCAGTAGAAAAAATTTCACCAGATGAAAACTTCAACTTCAACAATCATATGcccaaatattaaaatatcagGAGAATAAAATGCAACTACTATTAGAGAATCTCCTATCTCATATCTCTTGGCCTCAATATAGTAAGATATGCTATATGTTCAAACTTCAGATTTATGAAATACTGAAAAACAGGATCAATATCATCACTTTTCAAGTGAAGCTAGAGAATGAGAAAAAATAAGACGTATAACTCAGACCAGAAGAGGAAAACAAATAtgcaaatcaaaataaaaaatcaaacctttttgcAATTGAGGCATCATTATTATACATCAGGTGGCGCTGACTAACACGAGAAAGCATATCTGTACTGATAGTTGGGTAGTGTGTATAGCAAATAACTTTACATCCAAACAACCTTGCAAGTGGATAAGTAAATGCATATCCACTTGTGTCAAAATAATATAGAGGAGTGAACTTGCACAATGCTTCCCATGCAAGATACATAGAACCCAGACTTTGACCAATCATGGTAAAGTGTGGATACGTGGTTTCTTCAATCCACTTTCTCTTGTACAAATGAACCACCTGATAATTAAGGATAGACAAAATTTAGTAAGGTTTTTATCAAATCAATTAAACTATTGCAGAATAACTTCTAAAAACGTGATATTGGCCACTGTAAGTAACAACAGTCAGCAACTCAGCATATTAGCAAATAAGGTGAAATTTGTTTTGTACTGTTGGCATAATCCTGTCAGTTCTAGAACCACATGGATCTATGGTGACTCCGTAACTCAAAAGAGAATTCAGTTGTTACATTCATAAATCATAACACATCTACCACCTCAAAATTGAACCCAAGAAAAAAACCCTATTGTTTCTTTTCCACTACTCAATATACTGGTGTATTAATAGGCAAATGTGCCTATTATTCCACTTTTTTATCCGTTGAATGTAGGTAATAATATTAGTCAAGATGATATACACTTCAAATTTTTAGATTCAAATCCTAGAAAGTacaaaatgtatttttttttttttttgtatgaatATATATAAAACTGATGCTTGATATGAATGAAAAGGATGAAATTAAAAACCTTGAAAGGGTTCTATCAACAAACGAAAAAGGGGATCGTAGAGTACCTTTACAGGAGAGAGAAGCGTGACGCCGAAGCGGTCGACGGCACGAGCCGCCAAGCTCTGTGGCGTGGCATCGTGATCCCCGGTGTAGACAAGGCAGTCAAGGTCAGGGATCTCTTCTTGAATGGCTCTGACTGCGCACCACAGAACCCTCTCGCCGCCGCCGCCGTCGTTGGTGTACGGATGGAAGAACCCAACCGCCCTCTTCCTGCTCGTCCTGCCGCCCACCGCGCGGAGAATAAGTCCCAAAATGACCGCACAGAATGCAGCCACCACCGCAGGGACGATGAACCATATTCCCATCGTCGTCGAGTGAGTGTGACTCCGAAAACAACTAGAATCAGCCACAGTCGAACTGCTATTCTTTGTTGGCTATCGAAAGAGTAGCAGGGTGTTTGGATCCCTTCGAATTAAGTGaaacaaaaataactaaattattttagatagaatttaatttaatttttctttaaNNNNNNNNNNNNNNNNNNNNNNNNNNNNNNNNNNNNNNNNNNNNNNNNNNNNNNNNNNNNNNNNNNNNNNNNNNNNNNNNNNNNNNNNNNNNNNNNNNNNNNNNNNNNNNNNNNNNNNNNNNNNNNNNNTATAGATCTAAAAAAATtatgggttaagtacgattttggtccttaaCGTAGAGtccgaaaatttatttcgtctccagccttttttcgctacaaaatgatCCCAAAAgattcagtttgttttaaaattgtcctttttactaaattttaaatttttattccaaAAATACTACTAACTTAAAAAAATAAGGGAGAAGGGATTCAATTCACGCTGGTTCAGTTCAAGGAAGGAAAAAGGGGAcagaagagggggaagggaaggtgGGAAAGGGAAGGAAAGGGCCACCACCGTTGCTCCTCGCCACCGCCGTTGCTCCTCTCCCCTTTGCGCTAACTCCAGAGCCACCGCGACCCTCTCCCCTCTTTCTCTCCTTCCCTGTCTCGGACCTACCGCGAGGCATCTACGGCCTTTGGTGACAAGGGCTGGGCGCTGCGGACAACTTGAGCTCACGGAGAACCTGTTCCACGCTTTTGATTCcattaaagaagaagatgatgctttttcacttttatttttctgtttttgtttgtgatttctttgaagaagaagaagaagaaaaagaagaatgttttctattttctattttcataaTTCAGGTTATTGTtttgctttcaatttctatttttggTTTGATTCTGGATTAGTTTAGTTTGATGTTGATTTTTTGTTAGTGGAATTTAGGAAATGGTTATTGTTGTTGGTTTGATTCTGTTCTTGGTTTGATTCTGGATTGCTTCTGCTGCTGGTTTTGCTTTTGTTGTTGCTCTGATTTTATTATCCATTGTTGTTATTGGTGTTGTTCTTCTAGTTGTTGttgtttcattgttgttgtttcAGTGCTTCTACTTTTTACTTCTACTTTTTGCTTCTGCATTTTGTTTCTACTTGATTGAAGAGAGAAGGGCATTTTCGTCCGAACGacgatttttaaaaaaattgaaacattTGGGACTATTTTTGTTGCGAAAAAAAGACTggagaagaaaaaaattttcagcccctaccttagagaccaaaatcatacttaacccaaaAATTATCTACACATATAAATATTATGTATTTAATTTAGATTAATGACATTAAGTATTTGCCAATCCGTCTGGATATTTCAACTGAAATTATGTCGAGCATGACACTAGTAAAAAATGGCATAATGTTGTTccattttaataatataaattagtTGCTATAATTTAATgttaataacttttttttttacttaaataaattttatagaACCCAAATTTACTGGATTCCCCTAAAATGAGATTTGCAACGTGATTACCCTCTTCctattattatataaatcgtcctaGACTGTGTAGGATTAAATAAAACGTAAACCATTTCAGTCTGGAATGATTAATGCATGATCTGTAAACCATTTCAGTCTGGAATGATTAATGCATGATCTGGAAAGGAAAACAAAGGGTGAATAGGGTCTCCTTTGTATGTAAATCGTGGCAGCCCAACTAGGTTTAGCCCAACAACATGTTAAATCTACCCGCCTGGAACGATTTACTTTCTCCTTTTAACTCTAGGAACCTGGCACGATTTACCCTTTGTTTCCTTACCAGATCATGCATTAATCGTTCCAGACTGAAATGGTTTACATTTTATTTAATCCTACACAGCCTATgacgatttatataataatagAAAGAGAGTAATCACGTTGCAGATCTCATTTCAGGGGAATTCAGTAAAATTGGGTtctataaaatttatttaagtaaaaaacctttttttttttacttggtATGTCATTAGACTACTCAACAAGTTGGTTCTGGATAGTCTTTGATtcactgacacggacacgggatACGATACAGGACATACCGAcacgcaaattttaaaatcttataagacacgggacacacatacatataaaatataaagtattttgtagataaattgtaatgatattttgatattaatatttgtcatcattattaaattaattatattcttaactcaacaattttTAATGTCTCATTTTAATTAtgtcaagtatttaaaatattttttgttttaataaataataatatatactatatctaaattcatttcaagaatatatgttaagaataagactagaTGCGCTATGGTATTTAGATATGTCCAAACGtgttcgaaaaaaaatttttatttttattaagactCAGTTGGACTCAGCAGacggacgagtgtcggtgagaATTGTATCCAAAGTGTTCGTAGTTCATAGTTGATAGTTCATGTTTGTTTTCTGTTGTTGGTTTGTCGTTGGAATCAACTATAAAGAaccatttaatttttaattaataataatattttttaatttaatatttttagattaatctaatttttgtttttcttaaaaAGTGAACAAATTTTAGTTGGAgaaaattttagttaaaaaatttaattttttaattatttcatatataatttaataaataaatatatttattatttaaatataatgttatattaataaaagataaagttgtctattataaaattttaattcatttgATAAATATTTCAAACACTATAATAATTCAATTctataattttactaatttattctaaattctaattcaatttaattctaaCTGAAATTCAATTCTTATGATAAAATTCACTATTAAAATTTTTCACAggctgataaaaataaaaatgaagtgGTAATCAAGGATATTGGTGTTGGCATAACATGGGAATTGTTACTGCTAGTCCCagaaggcacacaattgcaacgaTCACAGCATGTTCCTATCACAATAATAACTTGCACCTGATCCTATCACAATCTACCTTCTACCATCACTCATTAACAAAATTAATTCATTCCAACACTTCTTCCTTATTTTTACTTTACATCTAAATCAAAACTAACTACTAACTCCTTTTTTAAGCTGAATGTAGTGTTGGCCCTCTGATCTAGTATTTTCCTCAGACCCAAAGAAAAAACAACAATACAATCTAGGAAACGGTTGATTTCaagaaatattaaatatatagcatatattatatattattgtcgTGGATATTCATATCAACTAGTACAATATGCtaagtttttatttaaatatttatgaatttatcattctccttgtatctggcatattatatatcaaacaaaataaatataatctcAATTATGAAATAACCTATATATCTAATGTGATACAGATATAGAATTGTAAGTAAGTTGTTGATGTGATTAAGGGCACTTGCGTCTGCCACCATGGGTGATTTGGTTGTAATAACAAGGACACGCTCGTTGGTTGCCGGAATAGCCCGGTGGAACGCAGTTGCATCGTTGGCAGCATGTTCCGCATGCTCTCTTGCATAGGTCCGGCCGTGATGTTTTGCTGCATCTTACGTCACATGCTTCATTGCAATCTGAAAttaattcattcattcaatcaAAATATCATGGATAGGTCGAAATTTCAATTATACTGTCAATTTGTACCTATCCTCTCAACGGTAAGAGAACCATGTAGTCCCTCTGAAGATACCTATATGTATTACACAAAtttttaacacaaaaaaaaaaaagggttatacatatataaatagaaCGAAATGCTAATAATTGATGAGAAATAACATAGCATCCATATATGGTTATTACCAATTGATTGTCTTCAATAAGGTGCTGgagaaggagaaaagagagaaTAAGGGAAACAGGTAAAAGCTTAGAGAGAGCCATGGCGGATGCTTGTAGATAGATAACTAAAGAAACGAAAAGAGCATGAACAAGTACAACTTTCTTTGGTAAGAGTACATATGTGCTGAacaatgaagaaaacaaggacCCTTTTATTTATACTCCATCAAAAGAGAGCAGGTTATAAACGAAACATTTATGCATTTGATACAaagttttataaaaatatttaaataaatatttaaaaaatacacaaaatgagataaaattttaatctctatatttttattttattttttaaatgtatTATTAATTGttgacaaaaaatataaaaaataactaaaataactaaattttaaagataaaaatatctcatttttataATCACGCTTAcaaaaaattacatcaaattTCAATCTCTAAAACATTTTTTGATAATACATATTTAATATTGGacatttttatcatgtatttgaGAGAATTAATACACAAAATGAGATAAAATTTTAatctctatatttttattttattttttaaatgtatTATTAATTGTtgacaaaaaatatatacttagcgaaaaataactaaattttaaagataaaaatatctcatttttataATCACGCTTAcaaaaaattacatcaaattTCAATCTCTAAAACATTTTTTGATAATACATATTTAATATTGGacatttttatcatgtatttaaaGTATTTGAGAGAatttttgtcgataataaaatTCGAGTGCATTTTTACCAACAACAAAATTATTCGAGTGTATTTTTTGTGGTTTATCCTTCAAAAACAAAACTACCTCTGCCCCCGAATTTTGAGAATGCTGATAAAAATAACCTCATTTTAATTAACGATAAAAATATTCTTCAATATTTAaaaacactacaaaaaaattCAACCGTGAAGAGAAGCCTTTTTCGTTAAGGTAGTGTTTATTTTGAGATATGGAGATTGGGGGATTGAGACTCAATATTTGAGTATTTTAGTACCTCCAAAAAATGTAGACACATGGGACTCAaatttttagagacagagactgaaatctAAATAATATTTTCTGACCAAAATACCCTtgttctaattaattaattccaaattTACTTTTTGTACAAATCAAATTAAGGCTACTTCTTCGCAACTTCTCATTTGTTCATCTTCTCATCGCCAAGACCACTATTACGCTATAGCTCTAGCAAGCGAACCTAAGCTTGAACAGGTTCTTGAAAATTAACATACAAAATTATCAATCCAATTATAATTAGGGATTATGTAATCATCTAGACCAAAGATGCACCCCAAATTCGGTGATATGTAACAAACAAAAGAAGAAAGCaaagacaaagagaaagagaggagagCAAAGACACAACTCCGAAGTGAAGAGCACACCTAATAAGGAACGGCAACAATGGTGGCGAGGCAGATGCAGAGGTGGCGAAGGGCACCAATCAGACGACCCTGCGGAATATCTGGCGGCGTGATTGAGAAGCTTTGGAGACGATGTGATGTGCTAGGCTCGACGAGAGAGTCTTCTACGCCGGCGTAAGTGGCAGTGCTAGTAGAGGGGTTGACGGACGATTTATGTCCTCGCTGATCAGTTCTTCGAGCACAGGGGAGAAAAAAGGTGAAGCTTGGTGAAATTTGACATAGGTTGAGAAAGGGATTAGGTTTTATAATTTTAGAGGTATTTAAGTAATTTGAAACATTTTAGTCTTTACTTTTATTTCAAATCAAATAGGATACTAAAACATAACTTAGTCATGTATACTTTTACACTATACACAATACTGAGACTCATTTCAGTCTTTATCTTTTAGTCTCTCTTCCAGCTACCTAATAGAATCGATTGAGGTGGCAAATAGTGATGCTAATATACTGTTATTGTTCAATCCCTAAATTAAAAACTCTAATTTCCTAATTAATTGGTGTAGACTAAATTAACCTTCTCTCTATGAACCAACACCATAGCTCCCAcatcctctttttcttcttctcatttcTCCTGAAACCTCCTTCTTGTAAGGCTATAACTACCTTCTACCACCTCTCTTCTCCTATTCTATGAGCACTCCACACACAAACCCAAAATTTCATTCCCATTAACCACAAAATTTTCAGAACTTTGTCAACATTTAGGTGAAGAAACAGAAATATGTGACATTATTCCTAATTCTCATAACTATTTCTTATTTTTTAGCTTCTTCATCACTGTTTGTCTTTTTTTCGCATCAATGTATTAACAACGAAACATAGAGCAAGAGAAAGATGACTTGGTTGGAGAAGGAAAAATGCAACAATAGAAGA from Arachis ipaensis cultivar K30076 chromosome B09, Araip1.1, whole genome shotgun sequence includes these protein-coding regions:
- the LOC107617989 gene encoding GDP-Man:Man(3)GlcNAc(2)-PP-Dol alpha-1,2-mannosyltransferase: MGIWFIVPAVVAAFCAVILGLILRAVGGRTSRKRAVGFFHPYTNDGGGGERVLWCAVRAIQEEIPDLDCLVYTGDHDATPQSLAARAVDRFGVTLLSPVKVVHLYKRKWIEETTYPHFTMIGQSLGSMYLAWEALCKFTPLYYFDTSGYAFTYPLARLFGCKVICYTHYPTISTDMLSRVSQRHLMYNNDASIAKSVWLSRCKMIYYTFFSWLYGIVGSCTHLAMVNSSWTKSHIEKLWGVSDCIKRVYPPCDTSGLQVLPLKRPAEIPVIISVAQFRPEKAHGLQLEAFSVAVKRLDSSLPKPRLQFVGSCRNKSDEERLQMLKDKAIELNVNEQVEFHKNVTYRDLVGLLGAAVAGIHSMTDEHFGISVVEYMAAGAIPIAHNSAGPKMDIVLDEDGEQTGFLACTVEEYADAILRVIGMPETERLTMAAAARRRATRFSEQRFYDDFKDAVRPILSHRSR
- the LOC107617129 gene encoding snakin-2-like; translated protein: MALSKLLPVSLILSFLLLQHLIEDNQLVSSEGLHGSLTVERIDCNEACDVRCSKTSRPDLCKRACGTCCQRCNCVPPGYSGNQRACPCYYNQITHGGRRKCP